A genomic region of Papaver somniferum cultivar HN1 chromosome 7, ASM357369v1, whole genome shotgun sequence contains the following coding sequences:
- the LOC113297817 gene encoding uncharacterized protein LOC113297817, which produces MGDIWYLVREKFQLYNHLLDMKRRYQDILNDAPSPSRNYHLSQTEYLINFTKHRWESIYIPPLADQFVHGVANTKMVEVKEQFDDLASTMLTKEVFYSTVESYFGKKNCNREDPVGASKITSTSSDEDDPTKSIGICDLISTSVAQPFDSEDFGIVISEKADSIPTSVQLDSSSQVLNRVESQKVNSNFAGAVKEKDGSFDCVNFPVIETAKIDVKEFTWINQIKIGEVNYPFLDFHFNKFEKNLEYLKELLCISYNKSNCEDCCSIHLNVTRSLFDQENNKRSLHLLARVVRFNNVHRGYVHVLGMKRREKNFLLLTCKLLEVIQMGVYACQNSPSGCSYMIKMAMLRSMPDSDHGGVCFYLYFVIARKYPLTSQLGNGSRNSLKIYVIARKYAGESQILSKRLNG; this is translated from the exons ATGGGGGATATTTGGTATCTAGTTAGGGAGAAATTTCAACTCTATAACCATTTACTTGATATGAAGAGAAGATATCAAGATATACTTAACGATGCACCTTCACCCAGTCGAAATTATCATCTTTCACAAACAGAATATCTCATCAACTTCACCAAGCATAGGTGGGAATCAATTTACATACCACCATTAGCAGACCAATTCGTTCATGGAGTTGCGAATACAAAAATGGTAGAAGTGAAGGAGCAATTTGATGATTTAGCGTCAACGATGCTTACCAAAGAAGTTTTTTATTCAACAGTGGAGTCATATTTTGGTAAGAAAAACTGCAATCGGGAAGATCCAGTAGGAGCTTCAAAGATTACTTCGACGTCATCGGATGAAGACGATCCTACTAAATCAATTGGAATTTGCGACCTAATTTCTACTTCTGTTGCTCAACCTTTTGATTCTGAAGACTTCGGCATTGTTATATCGGAAAAAGCAGATTCAATTCCTACTTCTGTTCAGCtagattcttcttctcaagtcctCAATAGGGTTGAATCTCAGAAGGTTAACTCAAATTTCGCTGGCGCTGTTAAAGAAAAGGATGGTTCCTTCGATTGTGTGAATTTCCCAGTTATTGAAACTGCAAAAATAGATGTTAAGGAATTCACGTggataaatcaaatcaagattggTGAAGTAAATTATCCTTTCCTAGATTTTCACTTCAACAAATTTGAGAAGAATCTCGAATACTTGAAGGAGTTATTGTGTATTTCCTACAACAAATCAAACTGCGAGGATTGTTGTTCTATTCACCTTAATGTCACTCGTTCGCTATTTGACCAAG AGAACAATAAACGTTCGTTGCACTTATTGGCTAGAGTGGTAAGGTTTAACAACGTACATAGAGGGTATGTTCACGTACTTGGCatgaagagaagagaaaaaaatttctTACTTCTCACATGTAAGTTGCTTGAGGTGATTCAAATGGGGGTATATGCATGTCAGAATTCTCCTTCAGGTTGCAGCTATATGATCAAAATGGCAATGCTCAGAAGCATGCCTGACAGTGATCATGGTGGTGTTTGTTTCTATCTCTATTTTGTTATTGCAAGAAAATATCCTCTAACCTCGCAGCTGGGAAATGGTTCACGAAATTCGCTAAAGATCTATGTTATTGCAAGAAAATATGCTGGTGAATCGCAGATTCTCTCAAAAAGGCTTAACGGTTAg
- the LOC113292799 gene encoding uncharacterized protein LOC113292799, which translates to MKALDMSPPPKDSSGKATSSEVAPSVQVVPAPKKKKRAHVSFRHIDLEEFKVRHGTEHFEVRFYNQGDDLTYDMIKSYKYDSQHLLTTVGAFEAGLMLPLYKWGDSFYYDVVDHREGSTSHTHCRSVVQLSENYLRTLRECYLRSKGETTMKCYTPDPEEKSWYTPENFNASFGDYVNNRNRKRWSVGVRTMMTPHGEVLLLSEVSDSKLRFVLGTEKTNKPELYSLKERLRRDHDYEWHATPLEFIVPWAHGWIPGEHGWRPTAQTKPRDGAPSRYGDFCPWVLNFSV; encoded by the coding sequence ATGAAGGCTTTGGATATGAGTCCCCCGCCGAAGGATTCATCGGGTAAGGCAACGTCTTCTGAGGTTGCCCCTTCGGTACAAGTTGTTCCGGCTCCGAAGAAGAAAAAGCGGGCTCATGTCTCCTTCAGACATATTGATCTTGAAGAGTTTAAAGTGAGGCATGGTACTGAGCATTTTGAGGTTCGTTTTTACAACCAAGGTGATGATCTTACTTATGACATGATAAAAAGTTATAAGTACGATTCCCAGCATCTTTTGACGACCGTAGGAGCCTTCGAAGCGGGTTTGATGCTTCCCTTGTATAAGTGGGGAGATTCATTCTATTATGACGTGGTGGACCATCGTGAGGGCTCTACTTCTCATACCCACTGCCGCTCGGTGGTTCAATTAAGTGAGAACTACCTGCGAACCCTTCGTGaatgttatcttcggagcaaggGTGAGACCACGATGAAGTGTTATACACCCGATCCCGAGGAGAAGAGTTGGTATACCCCTGAAAACTTTAACGCTTCTTTTGGAGATTATGTTAACAATAGGAACCGGAAACGGTGGAGTGTTGGTGTTCGTACGATGATGACTCCTCATGGTGAGGTTCttcttctgagtgaagtaagtgacTCGAAGTTACGGTTTGTTCTTGGTACTGAGAAGACTAATAAGCCAGAGCTATATTCCCTCAAAGAGCGTCTTCGTCGcgatcatgattatgagtggcatgctacGCCACTTGAATTTATTGTCCCTTGGGCCCATGGTTGGATCCCTGGTGAGCATGGATGGAGGCCTACTGCTCAAACCAAACCTCGTGACGGTGCCCCATCCCGCTATGGTGATTTTTGCCCCTGGGTTTTGAATTTTTCGGTATGA